One part of the Olleya sp. YS genome encodes these proteins:
- a CDS encoding WbqC family protein, which translates to MKKILLHPTYFPSIAQCVAIANAEELIFEMHDNFQKQTYRNRAYIYGANGKLQLSVPIIHSHKERQLYRDVKISDVDKWQLIHLKSFEAAYRTSPYFEFYEDDFQPLFKLKSEFIFDHNLKCFEVISEFLQLDLSPKFTNTFEKTPLDLKDYRYLANARQEKNIVLDPYTQVFNDKHGYINNLSVLDLLFNEGTNALTYLESQTLPDV; encoded by the coding sequence ATGAAGAAGATTCTACTCCATCCAACATACTTCCCTAGTATCGCGCAATGTGTAGCAATTGCTAATGCTGAAGAGTTAATTTTTGAAATGCATGACAACTTCCAAAAGCAAACGTATAGAAACAGAGCGTATATTTATGGTGCTAATGGAAAATTACAATTAAGTGTTCCAATAATACATAGTCATAAAGAGCGACAGTTATACAGAGATGTCAAAATTAGTGACGTAGATAAATGGCAGCTAATACACTTGAAAAGTTTTGAAGCTGCTTATAGAACATCTCCATATTTTGAATTTTATGAAGACGACTTCCAGCCTCTTTTTAAATTAAAGTCAGAATTTATTTTTGACCATAATTTAAAGTGCTTTGAAGTCATTTCTGAGTTTTTGCAGTTAGACTTAAGTCCCAAGTTTACAAATACATTTGAAAAGACACCATTAGACTTAAAAGATTATAGATATTTAGCCAATGCTAGACAGGAAAAAAATATAGTTTTAGACCCATACACACAAGTGTTTAATGATAAGCATGGCTATATTAATAATCTGAGTGTTTTAGATTTATTATTTAATGAAGGAACTAATGCTCTAACCTATTTAGAATCTCAAACCCTACCTGATGTATAG
- a CDS encoding riboflavin synthase subunit beta, translating to MGFLSRRKNKRFDYTPRFYKGEGNPFEIKHKFDEHRTTVGENPGLKGKFNNALNELKSNPDREANRRILLIVAILVFLFFLLIGFDLSIFFPN from the coding sequence ATGGGATTTCTGTCTAGAAGAAAAAATAAAAGATTCGATTACACACCTAGATTTTACAAAGGTGAAGGTAATCCGTTTGAAATCAAACATAAATTTGATGAACACAGAACCACTGTAGGTGAAAATCCTGGCTTAAAAGGTAAATTTAATAATGCTTTAAACGAACTAAAAAGCAATCCAGATAGAGAAGCCAATCGACGTATTTTATTGATTGTAGCTATTCTAGTGTTTTTATTTTTCTTGCTTATAGGATTCGATTTATCCATATTCTTCCCTAACTAA
- the lepB gene encoding signal peptidase I, which translates to MNGTNWIIFFFVIQFLHGLATWKLYVKAGRKAWEAFVPVYNAVILMKIINRPWWWTILLFLPIVNLILFPVIWVEIARSFGKNSATDTFLAIFTLGFYSFYLNYVAKDIQHIKDRDLHPRTELGDWVSSILFAVIAATIVHTYIIQPFVIPTSSLEKTLLIGDFLLVSKVHYGPRTPGTTVAVPMIHDAIPGTTTPSYLKKPQLPMFRLPAFETIKNNDIVVFNWPVDTLVDINNPYGEVRYKPVDKKTNYVKRCVGIPGDTLTVKDGYVYINGKKNELPDRAKLQYFYLVETKNPLSQSFINQYKLTEWGQVKSISTKQWNNEKVQNVIRTNNIALDVVKQDSIKTIVLGNVDEKLMKIIGMDYDRNALYANLTDELAETMRSDPSVTNVKKDISSSKTEQLFPKSPDYTWNRDFFGPIYIPEAGQTVKLNLETLPLYKRIITAYEGNTLKVNGNQIIINGNVTDSYTFTQDYYWMMGDNRHNSQDARMWGFVPFNHVVGKPVFIWMSWDTNGEGINKIRWNRLFTTVGGSGKPVSYLIPFLVILGAIIAFNKFRKRKKAA; encoded by the coding sequence ATGAACGGAACAAATTGGATTATCTTTTTCTTTGTTATTCAGTTTTTACACGGATTAGCAACTTGGAAATTGTATGTAAAAGCAGGCAGAAAAGCTTGGGAAGCGTTTGTACCAGTTTATAACGCTGTTATATTAATGAAAATTATTAACAGACCTTGGTGGTGGACTATTCTTCTATTTTTACCTATTGTAAACCTAATTTTATTTCCTGTGATTTGGGTAGAAATAGCTAGAAGTTTTGGCAAAAACTCTGCTACAGACACCTTTTTAGCTATTTTCACATTAGGGTTTTACAGTTTCTATTTAAATTATGTCGCTAAAGATATTCAGCATATCAAAGACAGAGATTTACATCCAAGAACAGAATTAGGAGATTGGGTAAGTTCTATCTTATTTGCAGTTATTGCTGCTACTATAGTGCATACGTATATTATTCAACCCTTTGTTATACCAACATCTTCTCTAGAAAAAACCTTGTTAATTGGTGATTTTTTATTGGTTAGTAAAGTGCATTACGGTCCACGTACACCAGGAACAACGGTAGCGGTACCAATGATTCATGATGCTATTCCTGGTACAACAACACCATCTTATCTTAAAAAACCGCAATTACCAATGTTTAGATTGCCAGCATTTGAGACCATAAAAAACAATGATATTGTGGTTTTCAATTGGCCTGTAGATACTTTGGTGGATATTAATAATCCTTATGGAGAAGTGCGTTACAAGCCTGTTGACAAAAAAACAAATTACGTTAAACGTTGTGTTGGTATACCTGGTGACACACTTACGGTTAAAGATGGTTATGTGTACATTAATGGTAAGAAAAACGAATTACCAGATCGTGCAAAGCTTCAGTATTTTTATTTAGTTGAAACTAAAAACCCACTATCTCAGAGCTTTATAAATCAATATAAGTTAACAGAATGGGGACAAGTAAAAAGCATTAGCACCAAGCAATGGAATAATGAAAAAGTACAAAATGTAATTAGAACTAATAATATTGCATTAGATGTTGTAAAACAAGATTCTATTAAAACTATTGTATTGGGTAATGTCGATGAAAAACTGATGAAAATTATTGGTATGGATTACGACAGAAATGCGTTATATGCTAACCTAACCGATGAATTAGCTGAAACGATGCGTTCTGACCCATCAGTTACAAATGTCAAAAAAGATATTTCTTCAAGTAAAACCGAACAGTTATTTCCTAAATCTCCAGATTACACATGGAATAGAGACTTTTTTGGACCAATATACATTCCAGAAGCTGGTCAAACGGTAAAATTAAATTTAGAAACTTTACCACTTTACAAGCGTATTATTACTGCTTATGAAGGTAATACACTAAAGGTTAATGGTAATCAAATTATCATAAATGGTAACGTAACAGACTCGTATACGTTTACACAAGATTACTATTGGATGATGGGAGACAACAGACACAACTCGCAAGACGCAAGAATGTGGGGTTTTGTACCATTTAATCACGTAGTAGGTAAACCTGTTTTTATTTGGATGAGTTGGGATACTAATGGTGAAGGTATCAACAAAATACGTTGGAATCGACTATTTACAACTGTTGGTGGTAGCGGTAAACCTGTTTCTTATTTAATACCATTTTTAGTAATATTGGGTGCCATTATTGCTTTTAATAAATTTAGAAAACGTAAGAAAGCTGCTTAA
- a CDS encoding four helix bundle protein — protein MYTYSFEKLEVWIEFKELSKSIYALTKKFPSDEKFGLISQLRRASVSICSNIAEGSARKTNKDKAHFTTMAFSSAVEVLNQIIISYELNYINSEKYFALRKSIESITNKLNALRAYQINK, from the coding sequence ATGTATACTTATAGCTTCGAAAAATTGGAAGTTTGGATTGAGTTTAAAGAACTTTCAAAATCAATTTATGCATTAACTAAAAAATTTCCGTCTGATGAAAAATTTGGATTAATTTCTCAATTAAGAAGAGCAAGTGTTTCTATTTGTTCTAATATAGCTGAGGGTTCAGCTAGAAAAACAAATAAAGACAAAGCACATTTTACAACTATGGCTTTTAGCTCTGCAGTGGAAGTTTTGAATCAGATTATAATTTCCTATGAGTTAAATTATATTAACTCTGAAAAATATTTTGCGCTAAGAAAATCTATAGAAAGTATAACAAATAAACTTAATGCGTTAAGAGCTTACCAAATCAACAAATAA
- the mutL gene encoding DNA mismatch repair endonuclease MutL: MADIIQLLPDHVANQIAAGEVVQRPASVVKELLENAIDAEATTIKLIIKDAGKTLIQVIDNGKGMSTTDARLSFERHATSKIRTADDLFQLHTKGFRGEALASIAAIAHVELKTKQDQQDLGTELVIEGSEVKSQEVVVTPKGTSISVKHLFFNIPARRNFLKSNSVELRHIIDEFHRVALAHPSIGFSMFTNGSETFNLPVSNYRQRIVNIFGTKTNEKLVPVEEETEVLTISGFVGKPEFAKKSRNEQFFFVNNRFIKSAYLNHAINSAFEGLLKDGAQPSYYLNLTVNPQSIDINIHPTKTEIKFDDEHTLYAILRSSVKHSLGQFNIAPVLDFERDANLDTPYSYQQKGTPTIEVDQSFNPFKDETSKTRNTQTYKKDVGANWESLYVGLESKGTKTHTDFSEVHFESEPENESIFKNEQDVEQKQTTYQLNNKFIISTIKSGMLVIDQHRAHQRVLYEEFLQHITIKEGVSQQLLFPLELHFSKQEIALIDQLKEDLESTGFIFQSIKDETVQITGVPVNVPESEVSIILEQLISDVENEVPDSNFSATDLLAKSMAKSLAIKTGQTLTNPEQEHLVNRLFACKEPNVSPTNKTTFITMTVDELDKKFM, encoded by the coding sequence ATGGCAGATATCATTCAATTGTTACCAGATCACGTTGCTAACCAGATTGCAGCAGGAGAGGTCGTGCAACGTCCAGCTTCAGTTGTAAAAGAGCTGTTAGAAAATGCTATTGATGCTGAAGCAACTACCATAAAACTTATAATTAAAGACGCTGGAAAAACCTTAATTCAAGTTATTGATAACGGAAAAGGGATGAGTACCACTGACGCGAGATTAAGTTTTGAGCGTCATGCCACCTCCAAAATACGCACAGCAGACGATTTATTTCAATTACACACTAAAGGTTTTAGAGGTGAAGCTTTAGCAAGTATTGCAGCTATCGCACATGTGGAGCTAAAAACAAAACAGGACCAACAAGACTTAGGTACAGAACTAGTTATTGAAGGTAGTGAGGTTAAATCTCAAGAAGTGGTTGTAACACCAAAAGGTACCTCAATATCTGTTAAACACCTTTTTTTTAATATTCCTGCTAGACGTAATTTTTTAAAGTCTAATTCTGTTGAGTTACGTCATATTATTGACGAGTTTCATCGTGTAGCATTAGCGCATCCAAGTATCGGATTTTCTATGTTTACTAATGGAAGCGAAACTTTTAATTTACCAGTTAGTAATTACAGACAACGTATTGTCAATATTTTTGGAACCAAAACCAACGAAAAACTAGTTCCTGTCGAGGAAGAAACCGAAGTCTTAACCATTTCTGGATTTGTAGGTAAACCAGAATTCGCTAAAAAATCTAGAAACGAGCAGTTTTTCTTTGTTAATAACCGTTTTATTAAAAGTGCGTATTTAAACCATGCTATTAACTCGGCGTTTGAAGGTTTATTAAAAGATGGTGCACAACCAAGTTATTATTTAAATTTAACGGTTAATCCACAAAGTATCGATATCAATATTCATCCAACAAAAACAGAAATTAAGTTTGATGACGAGCATACGCTTTATGCCATTCTACGTTCATCTGTTAAGCATAGTCTAGGACAATTTAATATAGCACCTGTGTTGGATTTTGAGCGTGATGCCAATTTAGATACGCCTTATAGCTATCAACAAAAAGGAACACCAACCATAGAGGTCGATCAAAGTTTTAATCCGTTTAAAGACGAAACATCAAAGACCAGAAATACTCAAACTTATAAAAAAGACGTAGGCGCTAATTGGGAAAGTTTGTATGTAGGTTTAGAATCTAAAGGTACTAAAACACATACAGATTTTAGTGAAGTACATTTTGAAAGCGAGCCAGAAAATGAATCTATTTTCAAAAATGAACAAGATGTCGAGCAAAAGCAAACCACATATCAGCTTAACAACAAATTTATTATTAGTACCATAAAGTCTGGTATGTTAGTTATTGACCAACATCGTGCACATCAACGTGTGTTGTATGAAGAATTTTTGCAACACATTACTATTAAGGAAGGTGTGAGTCAACAGTTACTTTTTCCGTTAGAGTTACATTTTTCTAAGCAAGAAATAGCATTAATTGATCAATTAAAAGAAGATTTAGAATCTACAGGCTTTATATTTCAATCTATAAAAGATGAAACCGTTCAAATTACTGGAGTACCAGTAAATGTTCCAGAAAGTGAAGTGTCTATTATTTTAGAGCAATTGATTAGTGATGTAGAAAACGAAGTGCCAGATAGTAATTTTTCGGCTACAGATTTGTTAGCAAAATCTATGGCGAAAAGCTTAGCAATAAAAACAGGACAAACATTAACCAACCCAGAGCAAGAACATTTAGTAAATCGTTTATTTGCCTGTAAGGAACCTAATGTGTCACCTACTAATAAAACCACATTTATCACCATGACTGTGGATGAGTTAGATAAAAAATTTATGTAA
- a CDS encoding rhomboid family intramembrane serine protease translates to MNQIEQLKYKYARLNVLEKIIAINSVVFLFAVIFRRFVPGVFKWLHLPSDFYDFLYKPWTIITYGFLHFDLFHVLFNMLWLYFLGRIMLNLFNPKMALNIYFMGIIAGGLAFLFGYNVIPKVFATSAYLLGASAGVRAILIFLCAYMPDKDIRFFTFNLKLWWIGAVLIGFDVLNIIGGNNAGGNLAHLGGAALGFIYAKQLAMGHDIGTGFGRFMDWMTSLFKASKTPKMKTVHKQKGNVAGYKKEEFNQLNNQKKIDAILDKISKSGYDSLSKDEKEFLFKAGK, encoded by the coding sequence ATGAATCAGATAGAACAATTAAAATATAAATATGCAAGGCTAAATGTCTTAGAAAAAATAATAGCTATTAATAGTGTTGTTTTTTTATTTGCTGTAATTTTTAGACGTTTTGTTCCTGGAGTTTTTAAGTGGTTACATTTACCAAGTGATTTTTACGATTTTTTGTACAAACCATGGACTATTATTACATATGGTTTTTTGCATTTTGATTTGTTTCATGTCTTGTTTAATATGCTTTGGTTGTACTTTTTAGGTAGAATCATGTTAAATTTATTCAATCCAAAAATGGCTTTAAACATCTATTTTATGGGTATTATTGCTGGTGGATTAGCCTTTTTATTTGGATATAATGTTATACCCAAAGTGTTCGCCACTTCTGCATATTTACTTGGTGCTTCTGCTGGTGTAAGAGCTATACTAATATTTTTATGTGCTTATATGCCAGACAAGGATATTAGATTTTTTACGTTTAATTTGAAGTTATGGTGGATAGGTGCAGTGTTGATTGGTTTTGACGTTCTAAATATTATTGGAGGAAATAATGCTGGTGGTAATTTAGCACATTTAGGTGGAGCAGCTTTAGGTTTTATCTATGCAAAACAATTAGCTATGGGACATGATATTGGTACTGGTTTTGGTCGGTTTATGGATTGGATGACTAGCCTATTTAAAGCTAGCAAAACGCCTAAAATGAAAACCGTACACAAACAAAAGGGTAACGTTGCTGGCTATAAAAAAGAAGAGTTTAACCAACTAAATAATCAGAAAAAAATTGATGCTATATTAGATAAAATAAGTAAAAGTGGTTACGATAGTCTATCTAAAGACGAAAAGGAATTTTTATTTAAAGCAGGGAAATGA
- the ribH gene encoding 6,7-dimethyl-8-ribityllumazine synthase, producing MATTNLSAYDKASIPNGKQFRFGIVVSEWNDNITQGLLEGAKNTLLEHGVKPDNIVVWDVPGSYELIYGCKKMQEQMVNAVIAIGSVIQGETKHFDFVCEAVAQGIKDLNITRETPVIFCVLTDNTMQQAIDRSGGKHGNKGVEAAVAALKMAELRRNA from the coding sequence ATGGCTACAACAAATTTATCAGCATACGATAAAGCATCAATCCCAAACGGAAAGCAATTTCGGTTTGGGATTGTTGTTTCAGAATGGAACGATAACATCACCCAAGGCTTATTAGAAGGCGCAAAAAACACGCTTTTAGAACATGGAGTAAAACCAGATAACATTGTGGTTTGGGATGTGCCAGGAAGTTACGAGTTGATTTACGGTTGTAAAAAAATGCAAGAGCAAATGGTTAACGCTGTTATTGCAATTGGTAGCGTAATTCAAGGCGAAACCAAGCATTTTGATTTTGTTTGTGAGGCTGTAGCACAGGGTATTAAAGATTTAAATATTACTCGTGAAACTCCAGTCATTTTCTGTGTATTAACAGATAACACGATGCAACAAGCAATTGATCGTTCTGGTGGAAAACACGGTAATAAAGGTGTGGAAGCAGCTGTTGCAGCTTTAAAAATGGCTGAATTACGTAGAAACGCTTAA
- the dapB gene encoding 4-hydroxy-tetrahydrodipicolinate reductase, producing the protein MKIALLGYGKMGKAIEAIAIQRGHNIVIKTSEQSGYDITDADVAIDFSVPSAAFNNISNCLNNKVPVISGTTGWLERYNDVVSLCEKQKGAFIYASNFSLGVNIFFELNKVLAKMMAKVDDYNVDIEEIHHTQKLDAPSGTAITLAEGIISNNQAYKAWKLDKSEDKTVPITAKRIPEVPGTHTITYNSTIETIKIEHKAHSRQGFALGAVIAAEWLVGKTGIFSMKDVLNIG; encoded by the coding sequence ATGAAAATCGCTTTACTAGGCTATGGTAAAATGGGAAAAGCAATAGAAGCTATTGCTATACAACGTGGTCATAATATCGTCATAAAAACCTCAGAGCAATCTGGTTATGACATTACTGATGCAGACGTAGCTATAGACTTTAGCGTCCCTTCTGCAGCATTCAATAATATTTCAAACTGTCTTAATAATAAAGTTCCCGTCATTTCTGGAACTACGGGTTGGTTAGAACGATACAACGACGTAGTTTCGCTTTGCGAAAAACAAAAAGGAGCTTTTATATATGCGTCTAATTTTAGCTTAGGTGTAAATATCTTTTTTGAGCTAAATAAAGTATTAGCTAAAATGATGGCAAAAGTTGACGATTACAACGTTGACATTGAAGAAATCCATCACACGCAAAAACTTGACGCACCTAGTGGTACTGCAATAACTTTGGCTGAAGGCATTATTAGTAACAACCAAGCCTATAAAGCTTGGAAGTTGGATAAGAGTGAAGACAAGACTGTACCAATAACCGCTAAACGTATTCCAGAAGTACCAGGAACGCATACTATTACCTATAACAGTACTATAGAAACTATTAAAATAGAACATAAAGCACACAGCAGACAAGGTTTTGCTTTAGGAGCTGTTATTGCTGCAGAATGGTTAGTAGGTAAAACTGGGATATTCTCTATGAAAGATGTGTTAAATATTGGGTAA
- a CDS encoding ParB/RepB/Spo0J family partition protein — MAKATKKQALGRGLSALLKDPDNDIQSAKDKNADKVIGNIVELDLNSIEMNPFQPRTNFNEETLRELASSIKELGVIQPITVRKLGFEKYQLVSGERRFRASKSIGLETIPAYIRIANDQESLEMALVENIQRQDLDPIEIALSYQRLIDEIQLTQEQMSERVGKKRSTIANYLRLLKLDPIIQTGIRDGFLTMGHGRAIINIENQTTQLEIYEKILSEKLSVRATENLVRHYNSTSEVKVPTKKETEELPKYVKKGITAFSEYFGHKIDVKVSSNGKGKITIPFHSEEDFNRIKKLVQGAK; from the coding sequence ATGGCGAAAGCGACAAAGAAACAGGCTTTAGGACGTGGACTTTCAGCATTATTAAAAGATCCAGATAACGACATACAATCTGCAAAAGATAAAAACGCAGATAAAGTAATTGGTAACATTGTCGAATTAGATTTGAATTCGATAGAGATGAATCCGTTTCAACCACGTACCAATTTTAACGAAGAAACCCTTCGCGAATTGGCATCTTCTATAAAAGAATTAGGTGTTATTCAGCCTATAACAGTGCGTAAATTAGGGTTTGAAAAATATCAATTAGTCTCTGGTGAGCGTCGTTTTAGAGCCTCTAAATCAATTGGATTAGAAACCATTCCTGCATATATCAGGATTGCTAATGACCAAGAAAGCTTAGAGATGGCGTTAGTAGAAAATATACAACGTCAAGATTTAGATCCTATTGAAATTGCATTGTCATACCAACGTTTAATTGACGAAATCCAGTTAACTCAAGAGCAAATGAGCGAGCGTGTTGGTAAAAAACGTAGTACCATTGCTAACTATTTGCGTTTATTAAAGTTAGACCCAATTATACAAACAGGTATACGTGATGGATTTTTAACTATGGGTCATGGTCGTGCGATTATTAATATTGAAAACCAAACCACTCAATTAGAGATTTACGAGAAAATTTTAAGCGAAAAACTATCTGTTAGAGCCACTGAAAATTTAGTACGTCACTACAACTCTACCAGTGAGGTAAAGGTACCAACTAAAAAAGAAACCGAAGAATTGCCAAAATATGTTAAAAAAGGCATCACTGCGTTTTCAGAATACTTTGGACATAAAATTGACGTTAAAGTATCCAGCAATGGTAAGGGAAAAATAACAATTCCGTTTCATTCTGAAGAAGATTTTAATCGAATTAAAAAGCTAGTTCAAGGTGCTAAATAA
- a CDS encoding endonuclease/exonuclease/phosphatase family protein: MKNLTFFEKIIFFINSIAAFLLLLSYVLPNIPPKTFATLSVLSLGVPFLILLNVLFFVYWLFKIKKQLLLSLIVVTIGYFLFGSLYKFSNWEEDGTESLSIMNYNVRLFNLYEWIPSKDIDQKLVEFVKKENPKVLCLQEYHLQDDIDFSFYKYKYEKLEGKKTKIGQAIFSQYPIVNSGSIEFPNTANNAIFVDIVKGNDTIRVYNLHLQSLRIDPRVQSLTTENSEKLINGIGETFKLQQSQAELFLKHKNSSPYKVIISGDFNNSAFSYVYKTIKADMIDAFKQQGNGFGRTYNFKFFPLRIDFILVDKSYTINSFKTYDVQYSDHYPIMARISF, from the coding sequence ATGAAAAACTTAACGTTTTTTGAAAAAATTATCTTCTTCATAAACTCTATTGCAGCGTTTTTGTTACTACTTTCCTACGTATTACCTAATATACCACCAAAGACATTTGCTACACTATCTGTACTAAGTTTAGGTGTGCCATTTTTAATATTACTTAACGTACTGTTCTTTGTGTATTGGTTGTTTAAAATAAAAAAACAACTCCTATTATCCCTTATTGTCGTTACAATTGGTTATTTTTTATTTGGATCGTTATATAAATTTTCTAACTGGGAGGAAGATGGTACAGAAAGCTTGTCCATTATGAATTATAATGTGCGTTTGTTTAATTTATATGAATGGATTCCTAGTAAAGACATAGACCAAAAATTAGTAGAATTTGTTAAAAAAGAAAATCCAAAAGTCTTGTGTTTACAAGAGTATCATTTACAAGATGATATCGACTTTTCTTTCTATAAATATAAATACGAAAAATTAGAAGGAAAAAAAACAAAAATAGGACAAGCTATTTTTTCTCAATATCCTATAGTTAACTCAGGTTCTATTGAGTTTCCCAATACTGCTAATAATGCCATATTTGTGGATATAGTTAAAGGTAACGATACTATTAGAGTGTATAATTTGCATTTACAATCTTTACGCATCGACCCACGAGTACAAAGTTTAACTACCGAAAATTCTGAAAAGTTAATTAACGGAATAGGAGAGACCTTTAAATTACAACAAAGTCAAGCTGAACTATTTTTGAAACACAAAAATAGTAGTCCGTATAAAGTCATCATTTCTGGTGATTTTAATAACTCTGCGTTTTCCTATGTATACAAAACCATTAAAGCAGATATGATAGATGCATTTAAACAACAAGGTAATGGTTTTGGACGTACATATAACTTCAAATTTTTTCCGCTAAGAATAGACTTTATATTAGTTGATAAATCTTACACTATCAATAGTTTTAAAACTTATGATGTTCAGTATTCTGACCATTATCCTATTATGGCTCGAATTTCTTTTTAA
- a CDS encoding DUF6122 family protein, with amino-acid sequence MYRPLIHYGIHFGLPLVIALLFFKKQWKKATLIMLLGIIIDVDHLLATPVFAPNRCSINFHPLHTYYALAVYLVLLIPNKTRLIGLGLVIHIIADITDCYLMSH; translated from the coding sequence ATGTATAGACCATTAATACATTACGGAATTCACTTTGGGTTACCGCTTGTAATTGCGCTGCTATTTTTTAAAAAACAGTGGAAAAAAGCGACTTTAATAATGCTTTTGGGTATAATCATTGATGTAGACCATTTACTAGCCACACCAGTATTTGCTCCAAACAGATGCAGTATCAACTTCCACCCTTTACATACTTATTATGCTTTAGCAGTTTACCTAGTATTGCTTATTCCAAACAAAACCAGACTTATTGGACTAGGATTAGTTATACACATTATTGCAGACATCACTGACTGTTATTTAATGAGTCATTAA
- a CDS encoding rhomboid family intramembrane serine protease, with protein sequence MMRITDTVKHLIIINIIMFVGTITVGDGRLFYDLFAMHFPASDTFKPWQVVTHMFMHGGFTHLLFNMFALWMFGSPVEQRLGRNKFLFIYFSAGIGAVLFQLAGYYWDYFPAYNQALESGLSTNQIKYMMDTGKILNGVSSELIISLQDAYNAYNSSMVGASGCIMGILAAFGLMNPNAELMLILLPIPIKAKYFIPGIIILDVISAFTGQSFFSPSNTAYLAHVGGAIIGFIIMWYWKKNSMNKYRWDQ encoded by the coding sequence ATGATGAGAATAACAGATACGGTAAAGCATTTGATTATAATAAATATAATCATGTTTGTGGGTACTATAACTGTTGGAGATGGACGTCTGTTTTACGATTTATTCGCTATGCATTTTCCTGCTAGTGATACTTTTAAACCTTGGCAAGTGGTAACTCATATGTTTATGCATGGTGGATTTACACACTTACTATTTAATATGTTTGCGCTATGGATGTTTGGTTCACCTGTAGAACAACGTTTGGGACGTAATAAGTTTTTGTTCATTTATTTTTCTGCAGGAATAGGAGCTGTATTGTTCCAGTTAGCTGGTTATTATTGGGATTATTTTCCAGCTTATAATCAAGCTTTAGAATCTGGTTTATCAACAAATCAGATAAAATATATGATGGATACTGGTAAAATTTTAAATGGTGTTTCTTCAGAATTAATTATTAGTTTACAAGATGCTTATAATGCATATAATAGCTCAATGGTTGGAGCTTCAGGTTGTATTATGGGTATTTTAGCTGCTTTTGGATTAATGAATCCTAATGCAGAATTAATGCTGATATTATTACCAATTCCTATTAAAGCAAAATACTTTATACCAGGAATTATAATTTTAGATGTTATTTCTGCGTTTACAGGACAATCGTTTTTCAGCCCAAGCAATACTGCTTATTTGGCTCACGTTGGTGGTGCAATTATTGGTTTTATTATTATGTGGTACTGGAAAAAAAATAGCATGAACAAATACCGTTGGGATCAATAA
- a CDS encoding DUF5683 domain-containing protein: MLNKASIFTLICCLLSAFSIAQDTEPVKDTDTTEQIQEIPKVLKQRQQKISDKPVVIDSTVLKPTRAYDPLSPSRAAFYSAILPGLGQAYNKKYWKIPIVYAALGTGIYFYIDNNKEYNRARDAYKRRLAGFSDDEFQGRLTDDGLIEAQKTLRRNKELSLLITVGIYALNIIDANVDAHLLQYNISNDLSLKPHYKIEEFDNLGRVGLTLNFQF; this comes from the coding sequence GTGCTAAATAAAGCCTCCATTTTTACTTTAATATGTTGTTTATTAAGTGCATTTAGTATCGCTCAAGACACAGAACCTGTAAAAGACACTGATACTACAGAGCAAATACAAGAGATTCCTAAAGTTTTAAAACAGAGACAACAAAAGATTAGTGACAAACCAGTCGTTATCGACTCAACTGTTTTAAAACCAACTAGAGCATACGACCCTTTGTCGCCTTCTCGCGCTGCATTTTATTCTGCCATATTACCAGGTTTAGGACAAGCCTACAATAAAAAGTATTGGAAAATACCTATAGTTTACGCAGCATTAGGAACAGGAATTTATTTTTATATTGATAACAATAAAGAATATAATCGTGCTAGAGATGCTTACAAAAGACGTTTAGCAGGTTTTAGTGATGACGAGTTTCAAGGTAGGTTAACTGACGATGGTTTAATTGAAGCGCAAAAAACCTTGAGACGAAACAAAGAGCTATCTTTACTAATTACTGTTGGTATCTATGCACTAAATATAATAGATGCTAATGTCGATGCACATTTACTTCAATATAACATTAGCAACGATTTAAGTTTAAAACCACATTATAAAATAGAAGAATTTGATAATTTAGGTCGTGTGGGTTTAACTTTAAATTTTCAGTTTTAA